The following are encoded in a window of Sphaerisporangium siamense genomic DNA:
- a CDS encoding Nif3-like dinuclear metal center hexameric protein, producing the protein MSPTTLAAIIAELESAYDPAWAEPWDAVGLVCGDPGRPVRRILFAVDPVASVGDEAVAWGADLIVAHHPLYLRGTTTVSAATPKGALVHRLIKHDIALYTAHTNADVADPGVSDALARAVGLTGALRPLQPSAEDPRRGLGRVGDLPAPMTLREFAAQAVRGLPRTAWGLRVAGDPGRTVRTVAVSGGAGDSLLGLGAVRAADVFLTADLRHHPAAEFLQAGESGGGPALIDAAHWATEWPWLPQAADLLASALAAKGINVETRVSRTVTDAWTTTAQCED; encoded by the coding sequence GTGTCCCCGACGACCTTGGCCGCGATCATCGCGGAACTTGAATCGGCGTATGACCCCGCTTGGGCCGAGCCCTGGGACGCCGTAGGCCTGGTTTGCGGAGACCCGGGGCGCCCCGTACGCAGGATCCTCTTCGCCGTCGACCCGGTGGCGAGCGTCGGCGACGAGGCCGTGGCCTGGGGCGCCGACCTCATCGTCGCCCACCATCCCCTCTACCTGCGCGGCACCACCACCGTCTCCGCCGCCACCCCCAAGGGCGCCCTCGTGCACCGCCTGATCAAGCACGACATCGCCCTCTACACCGCCCACACCAACGCCGACGTCGCCGACCCCGGCGTCTCCGACGCCCTGGCCAGGGCGGTCGGCCTGACCGGCGCCCTGCGTCCCCTCCAGCCCTCCGCCGAGGACCCGCGCCGCGGGCTCGGCCGCGTCGGCGACCTGCCGGCCCCCATGACCCTGCGCGAGTTCGCCGCCCAGGCCGTGCGGGGGCTGCCGCGCACCGCCTGGGGCCTGCGCGTCGCCGGCGACCCCGGCCGCACCGTGCGCACGGTCGCCGTCAGCGGCGGCGCGGGCGACTCGCTGCTCGGCCTCGGCGCCGTGCGCGCCGCCGACGTCTTCCTCACCGCCGATTTACGGCACCACCCCGCCGCCGAGTTCCTGCAGGCGGGGGAGTCCGGCGGCGGCCCCGCGCTCATCGACGCGGCCCACTGGGCGACCGAATGGCCCTGGCTTCCGCAAGCGGCCGACCTGCTCGCGTCCGCATTGGCCGCCAAGGGGATTAATGTTGAGACGCGCGTATCGCGGACGGTGACGGACGCCTGGACCACAACAGCACAGTGCGAGGATTAA
- a CDS encoding zinc ribbon domain-containing protein, which produces MKAAPEAQKRLLELAELDAVLDRLAHRRRTLPELAEIEERSARLARLATEVIAAETEASDLAREQAKAESDVEAVRVRAERDQKRLDSGQVGSSKDLSNLQSEIASLHRRQADLEDVVLEIMERREAADAAVARLGAERAEIGAGLSTLEEKRDAALGDLDRESAETKGRRGGVSPDIPADLLALYEKLREQYGVGAAMLQGGRCQGCKVSLSIADLNRIRAAAKDEVLRCEECRRILVRTPESGL; this is translated from the coding sequence GTGAAAGCAGCCCCGGAAGCCCAGAAGCGCCTGCTCGAACTGGCCGAGCTCGACGCCGTCCTCGACCGGCTGGCCCACCGCCGCCGCACGCTGCCCGAGCTGGCCGAGATCGAAGAGCGCTCCGCCCGGCTCGCCCGCCTCGCCACCGAGGTGATCGCCGCGGAGACCGAGGCGTCCGACCTCGCCCGTGAGCAGGCCAAGGCCGAGTCCGACGTCGAGGCCGTGCGCGTGCGCGCCGAGCGTGACCAGAAGCGCCTCGACTCCGGCCAGGTCGGCTCCTCCAAGGACCTGTCCAACCTCCAGTCCGAGATCGCCTCGCTGCACCGCCGCCAGGCCGACCTGGAGGACGTCGTCCTGGAGATCATGGAGCGCCGCGAGGCCGCGGACGCCGCCGTCGCCCGGCTCGGCGCCGAGCGCGCCGAGATCGGCGCGGGGCTGTCCACGCTGGAGGAGAAGCGCGACGCCGCGCTCGGCGACCTCGACCGCGAGAGCGCCGAGACCAAGGGCAGGCGCGGCGGCGTCAGCCCTGACATCCCCGCCGACCTGCTCGCCCTCTACGAGAAGCTGCGCGAGCAGTACGGCGTCGGCGCGGCCATGCTCCAGGGGGGCCGCTGCCAGGGCTGCAAGGTGTCGCTGTCCATCGCCGACCTCAACCGCATCCGCGCCGCCGCCAAGGACGAGGTGCTGCGCTGCGAGGAGTGCCGCAGGATCCTCGTCCGCACCCCCGAGTCGGGCCTGTGA
- a CDS encoding histidine phosphatase family protein, with product MNLVVEADGGSRGNPGPAGYGAVVKDTDGQVLAEAADALGVTTNNVAEYQGLIAGLRSVLALAGDGTAVEVRMDSKLVIEQMAGRWKIKNEGLRPLALEARGLAGRLRVTWRWIPRERNRDADRLANEAMDAAAKGTHWQSKTFPSPPGTPGPGTSISGGPGRGALPSDAAGSGGLGSGGAGTGGPGSSAPGMAASGPTASGSRTAGAKTATRAARGSASNAGRAGTTEALFDIPSSAAETAAPEATAGEVVTSSVSAEQARVVAAKPAATSGWQAPAPATSLLLLRHGETPFSIDRRFSGTGDPDLTPAGVAQAEAAAARLSRPPYAVEVIVSSPLRRARQTAEAVAARTGLTVAVDEGLREVDFGDWEGHTFTEIQRRWPGELAAWLDDPSVAPPGGESFDRAAIRVEEARERLLADYQGKNILVVSHVTPIKLLLSSALLAPLAALYRMHLDLASLSSIDYFTDGPQLVRAFNDTAHLR from the coding sequence GTGAACCTCGTCGTCGAGGCCGACGGCGGCTCCCGCGGCAACCCGGGGCCCGCCGGATACGGCGCGGTCGTCAAGGACACCGACGGCCAGGTCCTCGCCGAGGCGGCCGACGCGCTCGGCGTCACCACCAACAACGTCGCCGAGTACCAGGGCCTGATCGCCGGCCTGCGCTCCGTCCTCGCCCTCGCCGGGGACGGCACCGCGGTCGAGGTCCGCATGGACTCCAAGCTCGTCATCGAGCAGATGGCCGGCCGCTGGAAGATCAAGAACGAGGGCCTGCGCCCGCTCGCCCTGGAGGCCCGCGGCCTCGCCGGCCGGCTGCGCGTCACCTGGCGCTGGATCCCCCGCGAACGCAACCGCGACGCCGACCGCCTCGCCAACGAGGCCATGGACGCCGCCGCCAAAGGCACCCACTGGCAGTCCAAGACCTTCCCCTCACCCCCCGGAACTCCAGGCCCCGGCACTTCCATTTCCGGCGGCCCTGGTAGGGGCGCCCTGCCTTCGGACGCTGCCGGCTCCGGCGGCCTGGGTTCGGGCGGCGCGGGTACGGGCGGTCCCGGCTCAAGCGCCCCGGGCATGGCTGCTTCAGGGCCGACTGCTTCAGGCTCGCGTACCGCCGGCGCGAAGACCGCCACTCGGGCCGCCAGAGGGTCCGCCTCGAATGCCGGCCGGGCGGGAACCACCGAAGCCCTGTTCGACATCCCCTCCAGCGCCGCGGAGACCGCCGCCCCTGAAGCCACGGCCGGCGAGGTGGTGACGAGTTCCGTGTCCGCCGAGCAGGCTCGCGTCGTCGCGGCGAAGCCCGCCGCCACCAGCGGCTGGCAGGCCCCCGCCCCCGCCACCTCCCTCCTCCTGCTCCGCCACGGCGAGACGCCCTTCTCCATCGACCGCCGCTTCTCCGGCACCGGCGACCCGGACCTGACGCCCGCGGGTGTCGCCCAGGCCGAGGCCGCCGCCGCCCGCCTGTCCCGCCCCCCGTACGCCGTCGAGGTCATCGTCAGCTCCCCCCTGCGCCGCGCCCGGCAGACCGCCGAGGCCGTCGCCGCCCGCACCGGCCTGACGGTCGCCGTGGACGAGGGCCTGCGCGAGGTCGACTTCGGTGACTGGGAGGGCCACACGTTCACCGAGATCCAGCGCCGCTGGCCCGGGGAACTCGCGGCCTGGCTGGACGACCCGTCCGTCGCCCCGCCCGGCGGCGAGAGCTTCGACCGGGCGGCCATCCGCGTGGAGGAGGCCAGGGAGCGCCTGCTCGCCGACTACCAGGGCAAGAACATCCTGGTGGTCTCGCACGTCACCCCGATCAAGCTGCTGCTGTCCTCCGCACTGCTCGCCCCCCTGGCCGCGCTGTACCGCATGCACCTCGACCTGGCCTCCCTGTCCTCGATCGACTACTTCACCGACGGCCCCCAGCTCGTCCGAGCCTTCAACGACACCGCCCACCTACGCTGA
- a CDS encoding LysR family transcriptional regulator, whose product MDLRQLEYAIAVAEELHFGKAAARMHVTQQSVSEQIRRLEKEIGAQLFVRTSRRVTVTAVGEAFLPEARRAVAAVRHALDVGRRAAGPADELRIGHAADLGLRLFQLVIPALRAHLPEVRLAPCPMATADQLAALEDRRLDIGFCWNAEARSGLDSLLVVREPFVLALAATHPLAAEAAIDPVRLSHQPIIVHERDLSPWLYDHIVGHLRDHGTVVTIHREISSLDRLLPLVLADAAIGITVAASAAARPFAGVVYRPFTEPSPLADQRIVWRRDTTDPAVLAFVQIVRELREAGAFIPGYPDLRSGPPDGLDPLPGSVRPEHHPPEPT is encoded by the coding sequence GTGGACCTCCGCCAGCTTGAATACGCCATCGCGGTCGCCGAGGAACTGCACTTCGGCAAGGCCGCGGCCCGGATGCACGTCACCCAGCAATCGGTCAGCGAGCAGATCCGCCGGCTGGAAAAGGAGATCGGCGCCCAACTGTTCGTCCGCACCAGCCGCCGCGTCACCGTGACCGCGGTGGGTGAGGCGTTCCTGCCCGAGGCCCGCCGGGCGGTGGCCGCCGTCCGCCACGCGCTCGACGTCGGACGCCGCGCCGCCGGCCCGGCCGACGAACTTCGCATCGGTCACGCCGCGGACCTCGGCCTCCGCCTGTTCCAGCTCGTCATCCCCGCGCTACGCGCGCATCTGCCCGAGGTACGGCTGGCGCCGTGTCCGATGGCCACCGCCGACCAGCTTGCCGCACTGGAGGACCGCCGCCTGGACATCGGCTTCTGCTGGAACGCCGAGGCCCGGTCAGGGCTGGACTCGCTGCTGGTGGTCCGCGAACCGTTCGTCCTCGCCCTGGCCGCCACCCATCCCCTCGCTGCCGAGGCCGCCATCGATCCCGTACGGCTCTCCCACCAGCCGATCATCGTGCACGAGCGGGACCTCAGCCCCTGGCTGTACGACCACATCGTCGGCCACCTACGAGACCATGGCACCGTGGTGACGATCCACCGGGAGATCTCCAGCCTGGACCGGCTGCTGCCGCTGGTCCTCGCCGACGCGGCGATCGGGATCACGGTCGCGGCCTCCGCCGCGGCCCGGCCGTTCGCCGGCGTGGTGTATCGGCCCTTCACCGAGCCGAGCCCGCTCGCCGACCAGCGCATCGTATGGCGGCGGGACACCACCGATCCCGCCGTCCTGGCCTTCGTCCAGATCGTCCGCGAACTCCGGGAGGCCGGGGCGTTCATCCCCGGCTACCCGGACCTGCGGAGCGGGCCGCCAGACGGGCTCGATCCCCTTCCCGGCTCAGTCCGGCCAGAACACCACCCACCAGAACCAACCTAA
- a CDS encoding FtsX-like permease family protein — MLRLAFAASRGRMASLAGSFVALMFAVALVAACGMLMESGLRARVPAERYGAAPVVVAGLEQAVLATEDDFLGVPLTEPVAIPATLAGEIAKVPGVAKVVPEIGFPVGLTGARESVTGRSWESAALTPYTLKKGRAPATPHEIVTDVTLGHEIGQKLHVTGRDGLREYTVTGTAEPGTNRPGEDGPGADGRASVFFTPGRAAELFARPGKVLAFGVFGDGQSEELARRVERALGDTVTVYAGDRRGMAEDVTAREGREMLIAIGGSLGGVILMVAVLVVASAFGLAVRQRDREIALLRAIGATPRQIRAMIGQESLVIGVAAVVPGLPLGVALGRWLFDQFVARGMLPRGFTPVTGPLPLLVAAAVGLATAWLAARGAVRRAARVKPTEALGEAAAERRELGRGRMIAGLVFLALGLSASAMAMYMAGETAAATAGAIVLLLITAATLLGPWLVRLAARLAGGVIGRTSPVGGYLAVANTRTAAKRLASVAGPLILMFAFAATTLFSQSTIAHATTRQALDGNRADHILQAAGPGLPPEVARAARELPGVTGVTETIRTKVIGDTTELGSRTLKPMAAIGLTVPVRGIDLGVTSGSLDRLRGNGVALSTLAAGGFGASVGDKVRLLMGDGTPVRLTVVALYERGLGYGDVALPYALARDHSASGMSSQLYVTGGAKEGLAALAPGLTVLDRAAARAAIDTAQEFNDWVNRLLLGMIIVFIVISVVNTLVTATGARVREFALLRLVGGTRRQVRAMVRWEALLIGALAVVTGTLITAPTLMALTYGLTGSPLPHIPSLTYATMALATMALAYTATLTPTHKTLLGRPADQIRR; from the coding sequence GTGCTGAGGCTCGCCTTCGCCGCCTCGCGCGGCCGCATGGCCTCCCTGGCCGGTTCGTTCGTCGCGTTGATGTTCGCCGTGGCCCTGGTCGCCGCGTGCGGGATGCTCATGGAGAGCGGCCTGCGCGCCCGCGTCCCCGCCGAACGGTACGGCGCCGCCCCGGTCGTGGTGGCCGGCCTGGAACAGGCCGTACTCGCCACCGAGGACGACTTCCTGGGAGTGCCCCTGACCGAGCCGGTCGCGATCCCGGCCACCCTCGCCGGAGAGATCGCCAAGGTGCCGGGCGTCGCCAAGGTCGTGCCTGAGATCGGCTTCCCGGTCGGCCTGACCGGCGCGCGGGAGTCTGTGACCGGGCGGTCCTGGGAATCGGCGGCACTCACGCCGTACACCCTGAAGAAGGGCCGCGCGCCCGCCACGCCGCACGAGATCGTCACGGACGTCACGCTGGGCCACGAGATCGGGCAGAAGCTCCACGTCACCGGCCGGGACGGCCTACGCGAGTACACCGTAACCGGCACCGCCGAGCCCGGCACGAACAGACCCGGTGAAGACGGACCCGGTGCGGACGGGCGGGCGTCGGTCTTCTTCACCCCCGGGCGCGCCGCCGAGCTGTTCGCCCGCCCCGGCAAGGTGCTCGCGTTCGGCGTCTTCGGCGACGGCCAGAGCGAAGAGCTGGCGCGGCGTGTCGAGCGGGCGCTCGGCGACACGGTGACCGTCTACGCCGGCGACCGGCGCGGGATGGCCGAGGACGTCACCGCGCGGGAGGGCCGCGAGATGCTCATCGCCATCGGCGGCAGCCTCGGCGGCGTGATCCTCATGGTCGCGGTGCTGGTGGTGGCGAGCGCGTTCGGGCTCGCCGTCCGGCAGCGGGACCGCGAGATCGCCCTGCTGCGGGCCATCGGGGCGACGCCCCGGCAGATCCGCGCCATGATCGGCCAGGAGTCGCTGGTCATCGGGGTCGCGGCCGTCGTGCCGGGACTGCCGCTCGGCGTCGCGCTGGGCAGGTGGTTGTTCGACCAGTTCGTCGCGCGCGGCATGCTGCCGCGGGGATTCACCCCGGTGACCGGCCCCCTTCCGCTGCTGGTCGCCGCCGCGGTCGGGCTGGCCACGGCCTGGCTCGCCGCCCGCGGCGCCGTACGGCGCGCCGCCCGCGTCAAGCCCACCGAGGCGCTGGGCGAGGCCGCCGCCGAGCGCCGGGAGCTCGGCCGCGGCCGAATGATCGCCGGCCTCGTCTTCCTCGCCCTCGGCCTGTCCGCCTCCGCCATGGCCATGTACATGGCCGGGGAGACGGCCGCGGCGACCGCCGGCGCCATCGTGCTCCTGCTCATCACCGCCGCCACCCTGCTCGGCCCCTGGCTGGTCCGGCTGGCCGCGCGCCTGGCGGGCGGGGTGATCGGGCGGACCTCCCCGGTCGGCGGCTACCTGGCCGTGGCCAACACCCGGACGGCGGCCAAGCGGCTGGCGTCCGTCGCCGGCCCGCTCATCCTCATGTTCGCCTTCGCCGCGACCACCCTGTTCTCCCAGTCCACCATCGCGCACGCCACCACCCGGCAGGCCCTGGACGGCAACCGGGCCGACCACATCCTGCAGGCGGCCGGGCCCGGCCTGCCTCCCGAGGTCGCGCGGGCCGCGCGCGAGCTGCCCGGCGTCACGGGAGTGACCGAGACCATCCGCACCAAGGTGATCGGCGACACGACCGAACTGGGATCACGCACGCTCAAGCCCATGGCGGCGATCGGCCTCACCGTCCCCGTGCGCGGAATCGACCTCGGCGTCACCTCCGGCTCGCTGGACCGGCTCCGCGGGAACGGGGTCGCGCTGAGCACGCTCGCCGCGGGCGGCTTCGGCGCCTCGGTCGGCGACAAGGTCCGTCTCCTCATGGGCGACGGCACCCCGGTCAGGCTGACCGTCGTGGCCCTCTACGAGCGCGGCCTCGGCTACGGCGACGTAGCGCTGCCGTACGCGCTGGCCCGCGACCACTCGGCGTCCGGGATGTCCTCCCAGCTGTACGTCACGGGCGGCGCCAAGGAAGGTCTCGCCGCACTGGCTCCCGGCCTCACCGTCCTGGACCGGGCCGCCGCCCGCGCGGCGATCGACACGGCGCAGGAGTTCAACGACTGGGTCAACCGCCTGCTGCTCGGCATGATCATCGTCTTCATCGTCATCTCCGTGGTGAACACGCTGGTCACCGCCACCGGCGCACGCGTACGCGAGTTCGCCCTCCTCCGCCTGGTCGGCGGCACCCGCCGCCAGGTACGCGCCATGGTCCGCTGGGAAGCCCTCCTGATCGGCGCCCTCGCAGTGGTAACCGGCACCTTGATCACCGCCCCCACCCTCATGGCCCTCACCTACGGCCTGACGGGTTCCCCCCTCCCCCACATCCCCTCCCTCACCTACGCGACGATGGCCCTGGCCACCATGGCCCTGGCCTACACCGCAACCCTCACCCCCACCCACAAAACCCTCCTGGGCCGCCCCGCCGACCAGATCCGCCGCTGA
- a CDS encoding ABC transporter ATP-binding protein, with product MATHAVRLNAVTKTYGKAVHALRGVSVDLPRGDFTAIMGPSGSGKSTLLHCAAGLDTPTSGTVHIGGTELSRMNETQLTELRREKAGFVFQAFNLIPALSVTENVLLPFRLAGTRPDHAWLDEVIGRVGLGGRTRHRPSELSGGQQQRVAIARALVTRPEVVFADEPTGALDTQTAAEVLTLLRQVVDATGQTVVMVTHDPVAASYADRVLFLAEGALVDDVYAAGPETIAQRVTALGRRRAVAC from the coding sequence ATGGCGACGCACGCGGTACGCCTCAACGCGGTGACGAAGACGTACGGCAAGGCGGTGCACGCCCTGCGCGGCGTCTCGGTGGACCTGCCCCGCGGCGACTTCACCGCCATCATGGGCCCGTCGGGGTCCGGCAAGAGCACGTTGCTGCACTGCGCGGCCGGGCTGGACACCCCCACGTCGGGCACCGTCCACATCGGCGGCACCGAGCTGTCCCGGATGAACGAGACCCAGCTCACCGAGCTGCGCCGGGAGAAGGCGGGCTTCGTGTTCCAGGCGTTCAACCTGATCCCCGCGCTCAGCGTGACCGAGAACGTCCTGCTGCCGTTCCGGCTCGCCGGCACGCGGCCCGACCACGCCTGGCTCGACGAGGTGATCGGACGGGTCGGGCTCGGCGGGCGCACACGGCACCGGCCCTCGGAGCTGTCCGGCGGGCAGCAGCAGCGGGTGGCGATCGCCCGCGCGCTGGTGACCAGGCCCGAGGTCGTCTTCGCCGACGAGCCGACGGGCGCGCTCGACACCCAGACCGCCGCCGAGGTGCTCACCCTGCTCCGCCAGGTGGTCGACGCCACGGGCCAGACCGTGGTGATGGTGACCCACGACCCGGTGGCCGCCTCCTACGCCGACCGGGTGCTGTTCCTGGCCGAAGGCGCGCTGGTGGACGACGTGTACGCCGCCGGACCCGAGACCATCGCGCAGCGCGTGACCGCGCTCGGCCGCCGCAGGGCCGTCGCGTGCTGA
- a CDS encoding YbhB/YbcL family Raf kinase inhibitor-like protein gives MTIKRAVSHALLVTCAFGLSLTIATPSAAGTSSSSRAAFTVTSTAFTEGGLIPKVHECTSSGTGDPRQKNESPPLAWSGAPAGAQSYAIVMRDLDNNNLIHWVIYDIPPGVTSLPQNVDHAYRPSVPAGSRQIYYRGSASLYGYQGPCSPRTVNTYEFVVHALNRATLSELTSSSSTTTAARVIAGASIGSARITGES, from the coding sequence GTGACCATCAAGCGAGCCGTGTCGCACGCCCTGCTCGTCACGTGCGCCTTCGGCCTCTCCCTGACCATCGCCACCCCCTCGGCCGCGGGGACCTCGTCGTCGAGCCGCGCCGCGTTCACGGTGACGAGCACCGCCTTCACCGAGGGCGGTCTGATCCCCAAGGTGCACGAATGCACCAGCAGCGGCACCGGCGACCCGCGCCAGAAGAACGAGTCGCCGCCGCTGGCGTGGAGCGGCGCGCCCGCGGGCGCGCAGAGCTACGCCATCGTCATGCGCGACCTGGACAACAACAACCTCATCCACTGGGTCATCTACGACATCCCGCCGGGCGTGACGTCGCTACCGCAGAACGTCGACCACGCCTACCGGCCGTCGGTGCCCGCGGGATCCCGGCAGATCTACTACCGCGGGAGCGCGAGCCTGTACGGGTATCAGGGGCCGTGCTCGCCGAGGACGGTGAACACCTACGAGTTCGTGGTCCACGCGCTCAACCGGGCGACCCTGTCGGAGCTGACCTCCTCGTCCTCGACGACCACCGCGGCCCGGGTGATCGCCGGCGCCTCGATCGGCTCGGCGAGGATCACCGGCGAGTCGTGA
- a CDS encoding acyl-CoA thioesterase, whose product MSHTRPVQVHFDDLDAMGLLHNARYGVLVERAISAFWSELGWHFDPARSRFKDVFLAVREFQITYHVPIMGVGEPLVQFWIEHLGTSSGVYGFRVLSPDGATVHAEGRRVNVNLDPATLRPTPFTDETREAAKVLVA is encoded by the coding sequence GTGTCCCACACCCGTCCCGTCCAGGTCCACTTCGACGACCTCGACGCCATGGGCCTGCTGCACAACGCCCGCTACGGCGTGCTGGTGGAGCGCGCGATCAGCGCCTTCTGGAGCGAGCTCGGCTGGCACTTCGACCCCGCCCGCTCCCGGTTCAAGGACGTCTTCCTCGCCGTCCGCGAGTTCCAGATCACCTACCACGTGCCGATCATGGGCGTGGGCGAGCCGCTGGTCCAGTTCTGGATCGAGCACTTGGGCACCAGCAGCGGCGTGTACGGGTTCCGCGTCCTGTCACCCGACGGCGCGACGGTGCACGCCGAGGGCCGCCGGGTGAACGTCAACCTCGACCCCGCCACCCTGCGCCCCACGCCGTTCACCGACGAGACGCGCGAGGCCGCCAAGGTCCTGGTCGCCTGA
- a CDS encoding TetR/AcrR family transcriptional regulator translates to MHDGRRLRGQRSREAILERAVALASVDGLGGLTLARLAEAAGVSKSGFFAHWRDKEQLQLDCVAWARRLWEERVIAPTATVPKGLRRLFALHESRLAFYADGVLPGGCFFFVAQVEFDDRPGPVRDAVAAAMGDWLGYLERRVKDAVDLGELTADPAQLAYEIEALGEATVTHSRMRSGDAAYRRARTAVLDRLRALATDPSILPED, encoded by the coding sequence ATGCACGATGGACGGAGGTTGCGCGGCCAGCGCAGCCGTGAGGCGATCCTGGAACGGGCCGTGGCGCTGGCCTCCGTGGACGGCCTCGGCGGGCTCACGCTGGCGCGCCTGGCCGAGGCCGCCGGGGTCAGCAAGTCAGGCTTTTTCGCCCACTGGCGTGACAAGGAGCAGCTCCAGCTCGACTGCGTCGCCTGGGCCCGCCGCCTCTGGGAGGAGCGCGTGATCGCGCCCACCGCCACCGTCCCCAAGGGCCTCCGGCGGCTGTTCGCCCTCCACGAGTCCCGCCTCGCCTTCTACGCCGACGGCGTGCTGCCCGGCGGCTGCTTCTTCTTCGTCGCCCAGGTCGAGTTCGACGACCGTCCCGGCCCGGTCAGGGACGCGGTCGCCGCCGCCATGGGCGACTGGCTCGGCTACCTGGAACGCCGGGTCAAGGACGCCGTGGACCTCGGCGAGCTCACCGCCGACCCGGCCCAGCTCGCCTACGAGATCGAGGCGCTGGGCGAGGCCACCGTCACCCACTCCCGTATGCGCTCCGGCGACGCCGCCTACCGCCGCGCCCGCACCGCTGTCCTGGACCGGCTGCGCGCGCTCGCCACCGACCCCTCGATCCTCCCGGAGGACTGA
- a CDS encoding cell division protein SepF, with amino-acid sequence MADPRSFSDADARTSPAAPLAPRPNPSVIKTLHPRDYNEALFVGHYYREGLPVIMDLTGLADADAKPLVDFAAGLVLGLRGDMDRVAHKVFLLVPPGVVIDGALSG; translated from the coding sequence GTGGCAGACCCCCGGAGCTTCAGCGACGCCGACGCGCGCACGTCCCCAGCGGCCCCCCTGGCACCCCGGCCGAACCCTTCCGTGATCAAGACGCTGCACCCCCGGGACTACAACGAGGCCCTGTTCGTGGGGCACTACTACCGCGAGGGCCTGCCGGTGATCATGGACCTGACCGGCCTGGCGGATGCCGACGCCAAGCCGCTGGTGGACTTCGCCGCCGGGCTCGTCCTCGGCCTCCGGGGTGACATGGACCGCGTCGCCCACAAGGTCTTCCTGCTCGTGCCGCCGGGCGTCGTCATCGACGGGGCGCTGAGCGGCTAG
- a CDS encoding NAD-dependent epimerase/dehydratase family protein yields MRLLVIGGSVFLGRSIVEEALRQGHEVTTFNRGRSGEDLPGVTAVRGDRENPDDLRALAEGRTWDAIVDVCGFTPRVVASSARALSGHAPLYAFVSTVSAISTWPAERVDETSPLWECGPEAGPEDGDYSVLKAGCERAVESFFDGGALILQPGLILGPWENVGRLPGWLRRVARGGRVLAPGDPELEMQLIDARDIATFTVDQAAKGTEGRFLLTGPAGNTTFGRWLADCAEVTGSDAEFVWVDDDFLRAREVEPWTELPLWIPPGEGEVGTWSVDTSRAEAAGLRCRPVRETVRDTWDWLKDRDVAALEERLPHWRRHGMAPDKEARILSEWDAR; encoded by the coding sequence ATGAGACTTCTGGTGATCGGTGGGTCGGTGTTCCTCGGCCGGTCCATCGTCGAGGAGGCCCTGCGGCAGGGCCACGAGGTGACCACGTTCAACAGGGGCAGGTCCGGCGAGGACCTGCCCGGGGTGACGGCCGTGCGCGGCGACCGGGAGAATCCGGACGACCTACGGGCGCTGGCCGAGGGCCGCACGTGGGACGCGATCGTCGACGTGTGCGGCTTCACGCCGCGGGTGGTGGCCTCCTCCGCGCGGGCGCTGTCCGGCCACGCCCCGCTGTACGCGTTCGTGTCCACCGTCTCGGCCATCTCGACGTGGCCGGCCGAGCGCGTCGACGAGACCTCCCCGCTGTGGGAGTGCGGCCCTGAGGCCGGTCCCGAGGACGGCGACTACAGCGTCCTGAAGGCCGGCTGCGAGCGCGCGGTCGAGAGCTTCTTCGACGGCGGCGCGCTGATCCTCCAGCCGGGGCTGATCCTCGGACCGTGGGAGAACGTCGGGCGGCTGCCGGGGTGGCTGCGCCGGGTCGCCCGGGGAGGCCGGGTGCTGGCGCCGGGCGATCCCGAGCTGGAGATGCAGCTCATCGACGCCCGTGACATCGCGACGTTCACGGTGGACCAGGCGGCCAAGGGCACCGAGGGGCGCTTCCTGCTCACCGGGCCGGCGGGCAACACCACGTTCGGCCGGTGGCTGGCCGACTGCGCGGAGGTGACCGGGTCCGACGCCGAGTTCGTCTGGGTGGACGACGATTTCCTGCGCGCCCGCGAGGTGGAGCCGTGGACCGAGTTGCCGCTGTGGATTCCCCCCGGCGAGGGCGAGGTCGGCACGTGGAGCGTCGATACGTCCAGGGCCGAGGCGGCGGGGCTGCGGTGCCGTCCGGTGCGCGAGACCGTCCGGGACACGTGGGACTGGCTGAAGGACCGCGACGTGGCCGCCCTGGAGGAACGGCTCCCGCACTGGCGGCGGCACGGCATGGCGCCGGACAAGGAGGCGCGCATCCTGAGCGAGTGGGACGCCCGCTGA